One Paenarthrobacter aurescens TC1 DNA window includes the following coding sequences:
- a CDS encoding hypothetical protein (identified by Glimmer2; putative), whose product MHLPVTAGAAGAVPKAKLNSLAIKIGVGSSLKFLSKKGPLARRLLAGERYSRDALMHELAERPGIDGIQLYSFNSLESLPAAGVTAALIDGCLGADCSSSTTADGCLWEAAGRRRGLSHDAEAIERQRSFSSRWAQCSRTHAPIRAVTQL is encoded by the coding sequence GTGCACCTTCCGGTGACTGCCGGCGCCGCAGGCGCGGTGCCCAAGGCCAAGCTCAATTCGCTGGCCATCAAGATCGGCGTCGGTTCGTCGTTGAAGTTCCTCAGCAAGAAGGGACCTCTCGCCCGGCGGCTCCTGGCAGGCGAGCGCTATTCGCGGGACGCGTTGATGCACGAACTGGCCGAACGCCCGGGAATCGATGGCATCCAGCTCTACAGCTTCAACTCCTTGGAATCGTTGCCCGCAGCCGGTGTGACAGCGGCCCTGATCGACGGGTGTCTCGGCGCAGACTGCAGCAGTAGTACGACGGCGGATGGTTGCCTCTGGGAGGCGGCTGGCCGCCGTCGGGGGTTAAGTCATGATGCCGAAGCAATCGAACGCCAGCGCAGTTTTAGCTCAAGATGGGCACAATGTTCGCGCACACATGCCCCGATTCGGGCGGTGACGCAGCTTTGA
- a CDS encoding hypothetical protein (identified by Glimmer2; putative), producing the protein MRKLSKKSRVTAAVAGVALVAVGGGAAYAYWTTTGSGNGTATNSAGGGQVTLHATFAGGLAPGNQVSVAYTADNATTSSTVVGALSANVTTDVAGCLPEWFEVTAVTSNSSVAANTTATPVGSGILKFNDSAANQDACKSAVVKVNVTSS; encoded by the coding sequence ATGCGCAAGCTTTCCAAGAAGAGCCGGGTCACCGCAGCCGTCGCAGGCGTTGCATTGGTAGCAGTGGGTGGCGGAGCTGCCTACGCCTACTGGACCACCACCGGTTCGGGCAACGGCACGGCAACCAACTCGGCCGGTGGCGGACAGGTCACGCTGCACGCGACGTTCGCAGGCGGACTGGCGCCGGGCAACCAGGTTAGCGTTGCCTACACTGCCGACAATGCCACGACCTCCAGCACCGTGGTTGGGGCGCTCAGCGCCAATGTGACCACCGATGTGGCGGGCTGTCTCCCGGAATGGTTCGAGGTCACGGCCGTCACCAGCAACAGCTCGGTCGCCGCCAACACCACGGCAACGCCCGTAGGCAGCGGCATCCTGAAGTTCAATGACAGCGCGGCAAACCAGGACGCCTGCAAGAGTGCAGTCGTAAAGGTCAACGTCACCAGCAGCTAG
- a CDS encoding hypothetical protein (identified by Glimmer2; putative), translating into MSRLDQATGRATSSSATFGRWNRIVVIVLGILLVSWGGPAASAFWGSVSSGFGAAKADAVAQGARPTTAVSGTSVTVTWTASTTAAGRPVTGYSIARYATATAGTGIAAAGTCTGTIAALSCVDNNVPTGTWYYAVTPLLSAWQGAESTRSTATAMDATPPGAPVIAAPLYVNSSTVNSVPVSGTAEPGSTVVLTVTGAGAQPLTQTMTANGSGNWTATPVDLRDFTDGTINYSARATDAAGNTGTAGTADSTKDVTAPTVTGVQLTNGGATPGKVESGDYVTLTFSEPLKASTICSTWTSPASTQTVSGNGNNRVVVNVGANDVLSVTTNSCPVLRVGSVALGGDYTSSNLSFNTANSGGILHWSSTSQTLTVTLGGGNAGGATLSSTTIFPTYTPASGLTDVAGNQLGTSPVSGAPSWF; encoded by the coding sequence ATGAGCCGGCTTGATCAGGCCACGGGCCGGGCGACGTCCTCGTCCGCCACCTTTGGACGCTGGAACAGGATCGTCGTGATTGTCCTCGGGATACTTTTGGTTTCCTGGGGAGGGCCGGCTGCCAGTGCGTTCTGGGGTTCGGTCAGCAGCGGATTCGGTGCGGCCAAGGCCGACGCCGTAGCCCAGGGCGCGAGGCCCACTACCGCGGTTTCCGGCACCAGCGTGACGGTCACGTGGACGGCGAGTACGACGGCGGCAGGCCGGCCCGTAACCGGCTACAGCATCGCGCGCTACGCCACAGCCACCGCAGGTACCGGGATCGCTGCGGCAGGAACCTGCACGGGTACCATCGCCGCCCTCAGTTGCGTGGACAACAACGTTCCTACCGGGACCTGGTATTACGCGGTCACCCCGTTGTTGTCGGCCTGGCAAGGCGCGGAAAGCACCAGGAGCACGGCTACGGCCATGGACGCGACTCCGCCGGGAGCACCTGTGATTGCTGCTCCTCTCTACGTGAATTCAAGCACCGTGAACAGCGTTCCTGTCAGCGGCACCGCCGAACCCGGTTCAACCGTGGTTCTCACGGTCACCGGTGCCGGGGCCCAGCCTTTGACGCAAACCATGACGGCCAACGGTTCGGGAAACTGGACGGCAACTCCGGTTGATCTTAGGGACTTCACTGACGGAACCATCAACTACTCCGCCAGGGCAACAGATGCAGCCGGCAACACCGGCACTGCAGGTACGGCAGATTCCACGAAGGACGTGACCGCACCGACGGTGACCGGGGTTCAGCTCACTAACGGTGGAGCAACGCCCGGCAAGGTTGAGTCAGGCGATTATGTAACGCTGACGTTCTCAGAGCCGCTCAAGGCCAGCACCATCTGCAGTACCTGGACCAGCCCCGCCAGCACACAAACTGTGAGCGGCAACGGGAATAACCGGGTGGTGGTGAATGTCGGTGCTAACGACGTTCTCTCCGTGACCACCAATAGCTGCCCCGTGCTACGAGTAGGCTCGGTCGCTCTCGGAGGAGACTACACATCGAGCAATTTGAGTTTCAATACAGCCAACAGTGGCGGCATTTTGCACTGGAGCTCAACATCCCAAACACTCACCGTCACTTTGGGTGGAGGGAACGCTGGAGGGGCGACCCTTTCTTCAACCACTATCTTCCCGACTTACACCCCCGCCTCCGGCTTGACTGACGTCGCTGGCAACCAGCTTGGCACCTCGCCGGTTTCAGGGGCTCCCTCCTGGTTCTAA
- the sdaA gene encoding L-serine ammonia-lyase (identified by match to protein family HMM PF03313; match to protein family HMM PF03315; match to protein family HMM TIGR00720): MAVGVFDLFSVGIGPSSSHTVGPMRAGAVFAGELKDAGVLGSVASLRVDLYGSLAATGRGHGTMTATLLGLEGFHPELILPDEVEERLATIAETGVLNLGGASGGGVELPYAVEDMVLHPLTVLPRHTNGMKFQVSDAQGNVLREATFFSVGGGFIVREGEEDAARAELEETKAELPLPFRTAAELMGRCSSKGLGISDIMFINERASRSEEEIREGLLHIWSVMEACVETSLKREGVLPGGLKVRRRSPDWLERLLKEDKDRNDPKYWQEWVNLIALAVNEENASGGRVVTAPTNGAAGIIPAVLYYALNYAPGMDKASQADKDDVVVKFLLAAGAVGVLYKEQASISGAEVGCQGEVGSASSMAAAGLAEVMGGSPGQVENAAEIAMEHNLGLTCDPIGGLVQIPCIERNAIAAAKAINAAKMALWGDGTHRVSLDEVIVTMRETGKDMSSKYKETAMGGLAVNVVEC; the protein is encoded by the coding sequence TGTCCTGGGTTCGGTGGCGTCGCTGCGGGTTGATCTGTATGGTTCGTTGGCTGCGACGGGTCGTGGGCACGGCACTATGACGGCCACGCTGCTGGGCTTGGAGGGCTTTCACCCCGAGTTGATCCTGCCTGACGAGGTGGAGGAGCGGCTGGCGACGATCGCGGAGACGGGTGTGCTGAATCTGGGTGGTGCGTCCGGGGGCGGTGTGGAGCTGCCGTATGCGGTGGAGGATATGGTGTTGCATCCGTTGACGGTGTTGCCGCGGCATACGAATGGGATGAAGTTCCAGGTGTCTGATGCCCAGGGCAATGTGCTGCGGGAGGCGACGTTCTTTTCGGTGGGTGGCGGGTTCATTGTCCGTGAGGGTGAGGAGGACGCTGCCCGGGCCGAGTTGGAGGAGACGAAGGCGGAGTTGCCGTTGCCGTTCAGGACGGCGGCGGAGTTGATGGGCCGGTGTTCGTCCAAGGGGTTGGGGATCAGCGACATCATGTTCATCAATGAGCGTGCGTCCCGGAGTGAGGAGGAGATCCGGGAGGGTCTTTTGCATATCTGGTCCGTGATGGAGGCGTGTGTTGAAACGTCGTTGAAGCGTGAGGGTGTGCTGCCCGGGGGGTTGAAGGTCCGGCGTCGGTCTCCTGACTGGTTGGAGCGGCTGCTGAAGGAGGACAAGGACCGGAATGATCCGAAGTATTGGCAGGAGTGGGTGAACCTGATCGCGTTGGCGGTGAACGAGGAGAACGCTTCGGGTGGCCGGGTGGTGACGGCGCCGACCAATGGTGCTGCGGGGATCATTCCTGCGGTGTTGTATTACGCGTTGAATTACGCGCCGGGCATGGACAAGGCCAGCCAGGCCGATAAGGACGATGTGGTGGTGAAGTTCCTGCTCGCCGCGGGTGCGGTGGGTGTGTTGTATAAGGAGCAGGCGTCCATTTCGGGGGCTGAGGTGGGGTGCCAGGGTGAGGTGGGCTCGGCGTCGTCGATGGCTGCTGCGGGGTTGGCTGAGGTGATGGGTGGTTCGCCGGGTCAGGTGGAGAACGCTGCGGAGATCGCGATGGAACATAATCTGGGGTTGACGTGTGATCCGATCGGGGGTTTGGTGCAGATCCCGTGTATTGAGCGGAACGCGATCGCGGCGGCGAAGGCGATCAATGCCGCGAAGATGGCGTTGTGGGGTGACGGGACGCACCGGGTGTCTTTGGATGAGGTGATCGTGACCATGCGTGAAACGGGCAAGGACATGTCCTCCAAGTACAAGGAAACAGCGATGGGCGGCCTCGCCGTCAACGTCGTCGAATGCTGA
- the lipA gene encoding lipoic acid synthetase (identified by match to protein family HMM PF04055; match to protein family HMM TIGR00510) encodes MTLAPEGRKLLRVEQRNSAVPVERKPEWIKAKVQMGPEFVQLKNLVKKEGLHTVCEEAGCPNIFECWEDKEATFLIGGSECTRRCDFCQIDTGKPSPVDMFEPTKVARSVQAMQLRYATVTGVARDDLADEGVWLYAETVRKIHELNPGTGVELLIPDFSGKPEHIAAICDSKPEVFAHNVETVPRIFKRIRPAFRYERSLDVITQGRDLGMVTKSNLILGMGETREEISEALRDLHAAGCDLITITQYLRPSERHLPVDRWVKPQEFVDLQHEAEEIGFLGVMSGPLVRSSYRAGRLWATAMRKKGWEIPAALAHIESSGTTRQEASTILAAHG; translated from the coding sequence ATGACACTCGCACCTGAAGGCCGTAAGTTGCTGCGCGTTGAGCAGCGTAACTCGGCGGTCCCGGTTGAACGTAAGCCCGAGTGGATCAAGGCCAAGGTCCAGATGGGGCCGGAGTTCGTCCAGCTCAAGAACCTGGTGAAGAAGGAAGGCCTGCACACGGTGTGTGAAGAGGCCGGCTGCCCGAACATTTTTGAGTGCTGGGAAGACAAGGAAGCGACGTTCCTGATCGGCGGGTCCGAGTGCACCCGGCGCTGTGATTTCTGCCAGATCGATACCGGCAAACCCTCCCCGGTGGACATGTTCGAACCCACCAAGGTGGCCCGCAGCGTGCAGGCGATGCAGTTGCGCTACGCCACGGTGACCGGGGTGGCCCGTGATGACCTGGCCGATGAGGGTGTGTGGTTGTACGCCGAAACGGTCCGGAAGATCCATGAGTTGAACCCGGGCACGGGGGTGGAGTTGCTGATCCCTGATTTCTCCGGCAAGCCCGAGCACATCGCGGCGATCTGTGATTCCAAGCCTGAGGTGTTTGCGCACAACGTGGAGACCGTGCCGAGGATTTTCAAGCGGATCCGTCCGGCGTTCCGGTATGAGCGGTCCTTGGATGTCATCACCCAGGGCCGGGATCTGGGCATGGTGACCAAGTCCAACCTGATCCTGGGCATGGGCGAGACCCGGGAGGAGATCTCCGAAGCGCTCCGTGACCTGCACGCGGCCGGTTGTGACCTGATCACGATCACCCAGTACCTGCGCCCGTCCGAGCGGCACTTGCCGGTAGACCGGTGGGTCAAGCCGCAGGAGTTCGTGGACCTCCAGCACGAGGCCGAAGAAATCGGGTTCCTCGGTGTCATGTCCGGGCCGTTGGTGCGGTCCTCGTACCGGGCCGGGCGCCTGTGGGCCACCGCGATGCGGAAGAAGGGCTGGGAAATCCCGGCCGCCCTGGCCCACATCGAGTCCTCCGGCACCACCCGCCAGGAAGCCTCCACCATCCTCGCCGCCCACGGCTAA
- a CDS encoding putative integral membrane protein, with translation MGPGNKDHHPALRCAVGVFVPLITLTLLGRLDLAVFASFGAFTGIYGRNEPHSVRFRSQLRAGGFMLLIILLATLMARFAQAGGIEGAAYSWLLTAATTVVAGVCSVVVAAWRLRPGGSLFHIFAFAAIASIAAQPPLWEAMLVAVGTTFFCLLIGMSSRVLKSHRTPWKRPPPIRHTSAERRAIWLEGGGYLVAAGLAGTIATLVGERLGFGHTYWAMVAAVVPLVGHSTRHRVSRGIQRIAGTVIGLVLLAGILWLNPAPWAMVLVIAACQFGAEMFIARQYLVAQVFVTPLALIATLLAAPVDPALLLRDRIVETVIGAAVGVAVVAAPAVWRRLRAVGPDA, from the coding sequence ATGGGCCCTGGAAACAAGGACCACCATCCCGCACTCCGCTGCGCTGTAGGTGTGTTTGTTCCGCTGATTACGTTGACGCTGCTGGGCCGGCTGGACCTTGCCGTGTTTGCGTCGTTTGGTGCCTTCACCGGAATTTATGGCCGGAATGAGCCCCACAGCGTGCGGTTCCGGAGCCAGTTGCGCGCCGGCGGCTTCATGCTTTTGATCATTCTTCTGGCCACGCTCATGGCCCGTTTTGCTCAAGCTGGAGGCATCGAAGGTGCAGCATATTCCTGGCTCCTGACGGCTGCGACTACCGTTGTGGCCGGTGTTTGTTCCGTGGTGGTGGCCGCGTGGCGGCTGCGGCCCGGCGGCTCACTCTTTCACATTTTTGCCTTCGCTGCCATTGCTTCCATCGCCGCGCAGCCTCCCCTCTGGGAAGCCATGCTGGTTGCGGTGGGGACCACATTTTTTTGCTTGCTCATCGGCATGTCTTCGCGCGTACTCAAAAGCCACCGGACGCCGTGGAAACGGCCGCCGCCCATCCGTCACACCTCAGCCGAGCGCCGGGCGATCTGGCTTGAAGGCGGCGGCTACCTGGTGGCTGCGGGCCTGGCGGGGACCATCGCGACTTTGGTGGGGGAACGGCTGGGGTTCGGTCATACCTACTGGGCCATGGTGGCGGCCGTAGTTCCGTTGGTGGGTCATTCGACTCGTCACAGGGTTAGCCGTGGTATTCAAAGGATCGCGGGTACGGTGATTGGGCTGGTTTTGCTGGCCGGCATTCTGTGGCTGAATCCCGCGCCGTGGGCCATGGTTTTGGTCATTGCCGCGTGCCAGTTCGGAGCGGAGATGTTCATTGCCCGCCAGTACCTGGTGGCGCAGGTGTTTGTGACGCCGCTGGCGTTGATCGCCACGCTGTTGGCGGCGCCGGTTGATCCTGCCTTACTGCTGCGTGATCGCATCGTTGAGACCGTCATTGGTGCCGCCGTCGGCGTTGCAGTGGTGGCAGCTCCGGCTGTTTGGCGGCGACTACGGGCCGTTGGTCCGGACGCTTAG
- a CDS encoding hypothetical protein (identified by Glimmer2; putative), translating to MDHRPTRTTPFHRTRLPLRALILALLVAFVPVAALAASSGQGTSQGNQTKVSKGIAVALSPSSRTLDPGQSTSFTVSATSTGGFAGTVTFAASGLPAGAAVAWQPSEVVLTSGSTAQVTMTVQTGPTTLAGKTDFTVKGTSGSVQASAPAQLHVLEVKRTFDVSGSVDGLLAPGITRPVNLQISNSHNKSIAVTNLTMAISQVVRTSAAVAANLPCTTADYKITQYSGVYPLTVAPGVRTLSELGVPESKRPQIAMLDTSKLQDGCKGATLKLTYSGTGQAN from the coding sequence ATGGACCACCGGCCAACGCGAACAACGCCGTTCCACCGAACAAGATTGCCACTCCGTGCGCTGATACTTGCGCTCCTAGTTGCTTTCGTCCCGGTGGCGGCCCTCGCAGCAAGCAGCGGGCAGGGCACCTCGCAAGGGAACCAGACCAAGGTTTCCAAGGGGATTGCGGTGGCGCTGTCTCCCTCAAGCCGGACCCTGGACCCGGGGCAGTCCACCTCGTTTACCGTGTCAGCCACGTCAACGGGAGGTTTCGCCGGGACTGTCACGTTCGCCGCCAGTGGGCTGCCGGCAGGCGCGGCAGTGGCGTGGCAACCGTCGGAGGTGGTTCTCACCTCCGGAAGCACCGCGCAGGTGACCATGACAGTGCAGACGGGCCCCACCACACTTGCCGGTAAGACGGACTTCACGGTGAAGGGCACCAGCGGATCAGTGCAGGCGTCAGCGCCCGCGCAGCTGCACGTCCTGGAGGTTAAGCGGACCTTTGACGTTTCCGGCTCGGTGGATGGTTTGCTCGCACCAGGAATCACCAGGCCCGTGAATCTCCAGATTTCCAACTCCCACAACAAGAGCATCGCGGTGACCAATCTGACCATGGCTATCAGCCAAGTGGTCAGAACCTCAGCGGCGGTCGCTGCCAACCTGCCCTGCACCACGGCGGACTACAAGATCACCCAATATTCGGGGGTGTACCCGCTGACGGTTGCACCTGGCGTCCGCACCCTTTCCGAGCTCGGCGTGCCGGAGTCCAAACGACCGCAGATCGCCATGCTCGACACCTCCAAGCTCCAGGACGGTTGCAAAGGCGCCACCCTCAAGCTCACGTACTCCGGCACGGGACAGGCGAACTGA
- a CDS encoding hypothetical protein (identified by Glimmer2; putative), which translates to MTATVRTPRTPGTGRLARTAAATVALCILGGAGSAYAYWSTTGIGSGSATNGTMQAVTVDALIPGDTLQTSLVPGGTADVILRATNLNAHAVTIYGIAASGPVTADSGHPGCTTTGVTFTPPAAPLTPAVIIQPNTSIQLTLGNAASMSAASVSACQGAQFKVPVTLEVRK; encoded by the coding sequence ATGACTGCGACAGTCCGAACCCCGCGCACTCCAGGCACCGGACGCCTGGCACGAACAGCCGCTGCCACCGTGGCCCTCTGCATCCTCGGCGGTGCAGGCTCCGCGTACGCCTACTGGTCTACCACCGGAATTGGTAGTGGATCGGCAACGAATGGCACCATGCAGGCCGTCACAGTGGACGCACTCATCCCTGGCGATACCCTGCAAACCAGTTTGGTCCCCGGTGGGACTGCCGACGTCATTCTGCGCGCCACCAACCTCAACGCCCACGCCGTCACCATCTACGGCATTGCGGCGAGCGGTCCTGTGACTGCCGACTCCGGGCACCCGGGATGCACCACCACCGGAGTGACGTTCACGCCCCCGGCCGCACCCTTGACCCCCGCAGTAATCATCCAGCCGAACACCTCCATCCAGCTCACGCTCGGCAATGCGGCCAGCATGAGTGCGGCGTCCGTGTCAGCCTGCCAAGGTGCCCAATTCAAAGTTCCCGTCACTCTGGAGGTACGGAAATGA